Part of the Streptomyces europaeiscabiei genome is shown below.
CAAGCAGTTCGTCGCCGTCGGGCCGGACGGGCGTTACATCGGCGACTGCATCCTGTTCGGCCTCGAGGAGGACCACCTGAGCTTGGTCGGTGTACCCCAGGCGGCCAACTGGGTGCAGTTCCAAGCTCAACAGGGCGACTACGACGTCGAGTTCAGCGTGGACCCGGCGTCGGTCCACAACCCGCTGGGCCGTCGACAGCACTACCGGTACCAGCTCAACGGCCCTCGCACCCAGGAGATCCTGGAACGCGCCGTCGGCGGCCCGATCGACCGCATCCCGTTCTTCCGCATGGGCTCCTTCGAGATCGCGGGGACCCCGGTTCGCGCCCTGAACCACACGATGGCGGGCGTGCCGGGCGAGGAGTACACCGGCCTGGAGCTCTTCGGCCCGGTGGAGCACGGCCCCCGCGTCCTGGAGACGCTGTTGTACGCCGGCGCGCAGAGCGGCCTGCGCCAGGGCGGGGCCGTGTCCTACCTGTCCTCGACGGTCGAGTCCGGGTGGATCCCCGCAGTCCCGGCCGCCGTCTACAGCTCCCCGGAGACGGCCGCCTACCGGCAGCACCTGCCCGGTTTCGGCATGGAGGGCATGATCACCATCGAGGGCAGCTACGTCTCGGACGACATCCAGGACTACTACTTCTACCCCTGGGAGCTGGGCTACGGCTCCATCGTCAAGCTCGACCACGACTTCGTCGGCCGCACCGCACTCGAGCAGGCCGCGCAGGGACCCAAGCGTCTCAAGCGCTGGCTGGAGTGGGACACCGACGACGTCATGGAGGTGGTCCGGGCCGGCTTCTTCGGAGACGGTCCCCGGCCCAAACTGCTCAGCCTGCCCAACCTCAACCCCGCCACGATCTACCTGGACAGCGTGATGCAGGGCGATCGCCTCGTGGGCCTGTCCACGTGGGGTGGCTACACCGTCAACGTCGGGCGCGTGGTGACCATCGCCATCCTCGACGAGTCCCTGACCGACGGCGACCGCGTCGAGGTCCTGTGGGGCGAGCCCGACGGCGGAACCGGCCGGCCGCTCGGCGAACCCCACCACATACAGACCACCATCCGGGCCACGGTACGGACCCGGCCGCCGGCTCAGCACTGACGTGCCGGACCACTCGACCCACCCATCCGAGAGGCCGACCGTGAACCGACTCCCCTCCCAGCACGACGTGATCGTGCGCGCTGACCTCGTCCGGGCCGTGAGGGGTCTCGGCTACGAGGTCATCCCGTTCGCCAGGACCGAGCAGGCGGTCCGCGACCATGTCCCGACCGACGTCCCGCTCACCGTGACCGCCTCACCGGCCAAGGGGCAGGACGCGACCATCGACCTGGCCGTCGCGCTCGCGGGCCACGGTTATGCCGTGTCACCGCACCTGTCCGCCCGGCAAGTGAGGGACCACCAGCACTTGGCCGGGCTCGTCGGCAGGTGCCGCGACGCCGGTATCACCGGCGTGTTCGTGGTCGGAGGCGACCGTACCGCCGCGACGACGGCGTTCCCCGACGCTCTGGCACTGCTCCGGGCGGTGCACGAGCTGGACCACGGCTTCACCGACATCGGGATCGGCGGTCATCCCGAGGGCCATCCGGACGTCTCGGAGCAGGTGCTGATGCAGGCGCTGGCGGACAAGGCGCCGTTGGCCACGCACATCACGACACAGATCGTCTTCGATCCCCGAGCCATCCTGGCGTGGATCCTCCGGGTTCGCGCCCACGGCATCGACCTGCCGGTCCACGTCGGCCTCCCCGGTGCCGTCCACCGGCAGAAGCTGTTGCGCGTCGCAGGCGGACTTGGCCTCGGGGAGTCGGCGAAGTTCCTGAAGAAGCAGCAGACCCTGCTCCGGCGCTTCTTCCTCCCCGGCGGCTACCGGCCGGACGCCTTGCTCGCGGGGCTCGCGCCCCATCTCGGGGAGGCCGACGACACCGTCGCCGGGTTCCACGTCTTCACCTTCAACGATCTCGCGCCGACCGAGGCGTGGCGCCGGCGCCTTCTGTCGAACCTGACATGACCGGCGCCACGCGCAGCACCGTGCCGGCGCGTACCCACCCCGCCCATCCCACCGGAGTCGCCATGTCCGCAGCCACCACGTCCGAACGAACCGCGTCCGCGCCCACCACGTCCACGGGGAGCACTTCGCGTGAGGGCGGGATCCCCGACGACCGAGCCGACCACGGGCGTCTGCTGATCCAGTGCCCCGACCGGCCGGGCGTGGTCTCGGCGGTGAGCACGTTCCTCGCCGAGGCCGGCGCGAACATCACAAGCCTGGACCAGTTCTCGACGACCGCGGTCGACGGCACCTTTTTCCAGCGCACCGGGTTCCACCTCCCCGGCCTGTCCGCGGCCCGGGACGAATTGGACCGTGCGTTCGAAACCGGCGTCGCTCAGCGCTGGGGCATGACTCACCGCCTCACCGAGGCCGCCCGGCCCAAACGGGTGGCCATCATGGTGTCCAAGACCGACCACTGCGTGCTCGACCTGCTCTGGCGTCACCGTCGCGGCCAACTGGACATGAATGTGGTCATGGTCGTGTCCAACCACCCCGACCTCGCCGACGAGGTCCGGCCCTTCGGGGTGCCTTACATCCATGTCCCCGCCTCGCGGGACAACCGCGCCGAAGCCGAGAGCCGCATCCTCGACCTGCTGCGCGGCAACGTCGACCTCGTCGTGCTGGCGCGGTACATGCAGATCATCACGCCCTCCTTCCTCGAAGCGGTCGGCTGTCCGCTGATCAACATCCACCACAGCTTCCTGCCCGCCTTCATCGGGGCCGGCCCGTACCAGAAGGCCAAGGACCGCGGCGTGAAGCTGGTCGGTGCGACCGCCCACTACGTCACCGCCGATCTGGACGAGGGCCCGATCATCGACCAGGACGTCGTCCGGGTCGACCACCGGCACACCACCGCCGACCTCGTACGCCTCGGCGCCGACGTCGAGCGCGCCGTTCTCTCGCGCGCCGTGCGCGCGCACCTGGAGGACCGGCTCGCCGTCCACGGCAACTCCACCATCGTCTTCTGAACCGTCTTCCAAGGGACTACCGTGACCGCGCAGCTCATCGACGGCACCACCGTCGCCCGGCAGGTTCGTTCCGACGTCGCCTCCGGCGTCGCCGCACTCATGGACGCCGGGGGGAACGCACCCGGCCTGGCCACCGTCCTCATAGGCGACGACCCGGCGAGCGGGGTGTACGTCCGGAACAAGCGCCGCGCCTGCACCGCGGCCGGCATGACCGACCTGCACCGCCATCTTCCAGCCGAGACGACCCAGGATGACGCTGCCGCGCTCATCGACGAACTGGCGGCCGACCCGGCGGTCTCCGGGATCCTCCTGCAGTTGCCGACACCGGCCCACCTGGACGCCGCCGCCCTGCTCGCGCGCATCCCGGCGCACAAGGACGTCGACGGCCTGACCTCGGTGAACGCCGGACTGCTCGCCCAAGGCAGCCCCGGCCTGCGACCCTGCACTCCCTCGGGGGTGATGGCCCTGCTCGACGCCCACAGGATTCCTCTGGAGGGTGCCGAAGCCGTCGTCGTCGGCCGCAGCACCTTGGTCGGGAAGCCGATGGGCCAACTGCTGCTGGAGAGGAACGCGACCGTCACGATCTGCCACTCCCGCACCCGCGACCTGGCCGGTGTGTGCCGCCGCGCCGACGTCCTGGTCGTGGCGGCCGGGATTCCGGGTCTCATCGGCATCGACGCGGTCAAGCCCGGTGCCACCGTGATCGACGTCGGCATCCACCGCTCCCCGGCGGGTCTGCGCGGGGACGTGGACACCGACGCCGTCGTCGGCACCGCGGCCTTCGTCACCCCCGTCCCCGGTGGCGTGGGCCCGATGACCATCGCCATGCTCCTGGCCAACACACTCATCGCCGCGCGAGCACAGCAGGCGGATCGGTGTGGCCCTCCTGGGGCCGGCTCTCTCCGCGGCCGGCGAGCGGTCGTCCTCGGCGACGGCGCCGGCACGACGCCGTGACGAGAGATGGCGCGACAGGACGGCCCCGGCCACGAGACGGGCCGTGGGGGCACCGCCGACGGTGCCACCGTTCTCGCCGCGTACGATCACCGGTACTTCGGCCGGTGGCCGCCGCCACCAGGCGCCAGGTCGACGCCGGTCACCTCGGGAGCGGGCCCTCGCGCGGTTGCCCGCAGTACCGAGGGGCGTAGCCGGCTCTGGGCGGGGCACGCGGCTGGGGACGAGTTGGAACTCCGCCCCTGGGACGTACGGGTGCTCGCCGAAGGCACGGCCGTCACCCTGGGTGAGGCGACGGCGCCCCGACACCCGATGCCTGACGGCCCGGTCCTCGCCTCTTCGGCCCAGCCGCGGGTCGACATGGACCTCGGGTCCCGATCCGAATCCGATGGGAGCGACGCGACGACATCCACGAGGCCTTCCTCGGACTCGCTGTTCGCCTGATCAGGCGTTGGCACGTTCGTGGGCATGGCCAGGGCCGTTTGGCCAGGGCCGGTTGGCCAAGTCGCGAAGACCATCGGCGCCATGTCGGGGCACCGCCCGCCCTGTTGCCCGAGCGGTGCCCCGACACGTTCCGGTCAGACGCGGCGGCGGGTGAAGCGCTGGTTGGGGTTGCCGCTGTAGGTGTACTGGGCGATGCGGGCGCCGTCGGCGGTCGAGTACTGCCAGACATCCATCGCCAGGCCGGACTCCCGGTTGACGAGGCTGATCACACCGCCACCGTGATCGACCACGCGCCACTGCTGGCTGGTGGCGCCGGTGTCGGCCTGCTGGACGATGTCCGCGCCGGTCGCGGTGCCCGTGGGCTGGAGGAACAGGCCACTGTGCAGTGCCTTGACGCGAACGTGGCCGTCGCCGGCGTCGACGAACTCGAATTGCTGGTTGGGGCGACCGCTGGTGGTCCGCTGGACGAGTGGTGCCCCGGCGGCGGTGGAGGCCCCGTTGATCTCGGTGGCCCTGCCGCTGTGCTGGGCCAGCAGGGTGTAGAGGCCGGGGCCGCCGGGGGAGTTGCCGAGCTGCGCTTCCCACCTGGTGTTGGACCCGGACGCGTCGGCCGGGAGGCGGTCCCGTGCGGCGGTGTCGCCATACATGGTCCAGCGGGCCCAGTCGACGACGGTCCTCGGGAAGCGCTGGTCGCTCCAGAAGCTGGTGTGGCTGCCGCCGACGAAGGTGAGGAACGCCTTGGGCCAGGTGATCTCCGAGTACGCCTGCCGGGCCGAGGAGTACTGCGTGGTCGAGTCCCGGTCGCCGTGGACGAACAGGACCTTGGCCGAGACCGAGCTGGACGGGTTGCCCATGTCCACGCAGGACTGGGGGTTGGCGGAGATGATCCGGCTGTCGGGCCAGGAGGTCAGCAGCCCGTGGGTGACCATGCCGCCCAGGGAATGGCCCGAGACGCCGACGCCGATGCCGGTGTTGATGTGCCCGGCCAGCGGTCCGCTCGCGTTGAGCGCGAGGGTGTTGGTGAGGATCTGCGAGACGTCCTTGGAGGTGTTGCCGTTGTTGACGTCGGTGAAGTTGTGGTTGAAGTGCGGGGCGGGGACGACGAAGCCCGCCGAGGCCAGGGCACGGATGATGAACAGGGAGTTCTGCGGGCTGCTTCCGTAGCCGTGGGTCATGTTGTAGACGGGGAAGACCCCGCTTGCGACCGGGGCGTCCGTCACCGGGCTGCCGCCGGCGGTGCCGGTGGCCGGGTAGTAGACGTAGGTGGTGCACGGGCGGCTGCCGCGGGTCCAGTTGTACCGGCGCACGCCGACCGCGAACGGCGTGGTCGGCGCGGTGTCCAGAGGCCCGGCGGCGGCCGGTGCCTGTCCTGCGCCGAGCAGGGACAGGCCCACGCCCGCCGCTCCGGCCGCGCTCATGCTGAGGAAGGTCCGTCGTCGCAGGGTCATGGTGACTCCTTGGGTACGGGGATGGGTGGGAGGGTTCGGTGTTCGGCTGGGCGGCAGGAGCGGCGTTTGGTCGGCCGGGCGCACCGGAGGCAGGGATGAAGTCGCCGGTGCCGTCGTGGTCCAGGCGGTACGACGTCGATGACGTCGGCTATGAGGTGGTCGCGTCGTGTTCGCCGTGTCCGGGCATGACGTCGATGACCGCCGTGACCGGTCCTGCGCCGGTCGTCCCGGTGACTGTCACCTCACCTGGCTTCTCGGTCGAGCCGGGTGGCAACGGCTGCCAGCGGACGGGGACATGGGTGATCTCGTTGTCGGCGGTGGTGAGCATGCGGATGGAGGAGGGCAGCTTCGGGGCGGCTCCCACCACGGTGGCGGTGTGGACGGTGTCCTGGAGGATGTGCTTGGCGCGGCTGGCGTTGAAGACGTTGACGGACGCGTGCGGCTCCCATGTGTTCGCCAGTCCGGGCACGGCCCGGAACATCGGCTGGTAGCCCGCCGGCTCCCACACCAGCGCTCCTGAACCTCGGTTGTCGACCACGTCGTTGGCGGCCTGGAACACCCTCCGGAGCGCGTCCGCCTGCCCCTGAACGGTCCGCGGGTAGGGCGAGTTGGGCAACGGCGAGCCGTCGCCGCCCGACGCGGGGTAGGCGGTTTCGGCGATGTCGATCTCGTAGCCGGGGTACGCGGTCGCCATGGTGTTCAGGTTGAGATCCAGTGCCTCGGGCGTACCGTGCCATTCCGGGTAGTACGAGATGGCCAGCACATCGGGGTTCTGACCCTTCGCCTTCACCCGGGTGAGGAACTGGTGCCAGAACTCCATGGTCTTGGCGAGCTTGTCCCTGTCGACGATCACGTGTATCTCGACCTTGGACGTCGGTGACGCGTCACGGACCGCCTTGATCCCGGCCGCGGCCAGGGTGGTGAACCGGTCCCACGACTGGTCGTAGAGCTGACGCTCCACCGGGTCGGCCGACCGCCAGTACTTCCACAGCAGGCCACCGCCGGGCTGGGACTGGTAGACATCGGCCTGGTCGACGAAGTACGGCGGATTCGTCGTGCCGATGCCTGCCGCCTCGCTGCCGTACATGAAGCCATTGATGATCTCGTTGCCGACGGCCACCTTCTCCGGTGTGGTGCCCTGCCGGATCAACCGTTTCAGATAGTCGGCGGTGAAGTCGTACACCGCATCGGACAGGTCCGCGAACTCCAGCTCGGCCCAGGCGCGTGGTTTTGGCTGCTTGCTCGGGTCCGCCCACGAGTCCGCGTAGTGGAAGTCGATCCCCAGGCCCATGCCCCGCTGCTTGATCCACTTGGCGGAGACCAGTGAGCGCTCCGGGCCCTGGCGCGGTACCGGCGTCGGTCGGCCGGTGCTCTCGCTGCGCGGCTCGTTGAATATCCGCAGCCGGCTGTACTCGATGCCACGGTCCTTGGCCACGTCGAGCAGGTGTGGCCCGGCGCCGCGGTTCCCGGCCAAGGGGTCGACCCAGTACTGCCGGTCCTGGACGTCGTCCATCCAGGACAGATCGGCGCCGAGGGTGAGGCCCTCGCGCAGGTAGTTGAAGACCTGGAGTTCGCTGACACCTGCCCGGGTCCGGCCCGGCCCACCTGTGAAGGTCAGCCGGACGAACCGTGTTGCCGGCCGGGTGAACAGGTGCACCTCCCCTCGCGACACGGCTCGGTTGTGGGACCTGTCGGCGATGGTCTTCCACCGGCGACCGTCGGACGAGGCCTCGACGACGTACCGGTGGGCCATGCCACGGTCCGGGAAGAGCACCTTGACCTTGCGCAGGTTGTCGTAGGTTCCACCGAGGTCGACGGTGAGCCACTGACGGGCGTCGGCACGGTCCGGATGCCAGGACGTCGCCGGGTCGCCGTCGGTGGCCAGACGGGCGCCGGACGAGCCGGTGGCGGCCGTCGCCGAGGCCCAGGGCTTGGCGGCGATATTGCTTTCGATCGGCTTGATGTCCGCGGTTCCGAAGGTCGCGTGGGCCGGCTCGGGCACCATGAGTAGATTCGCGGACACCATGGTGACCAACGTCGTCGTGACCGCGATGGCGCGGGGGAGACGCGTTCTGCTCATGTCCTTCTCCTGACGATGTCACGTAGGGGCGGCATGGGCTGTTCCGTACGCTCCGCCGGTCGCTAAGACCGGCAGAGCACGGAAGGTCAGTCAGCCGACATCGAGGTAGTCGACGTTGGGCAGTCCGGCTGCCGTGGTCGGATCCCACCGGATGGTGTTGCTGCCGGCGTTCAGCGAGACGGTGACGGTCTTGGTCGTCCACGTCGTCCACGCACCGGTGGACTCGAACGACACCGTCCCCACCGTGGATCCGTTGACGACCAGGTTCGCCGGCCTCGCACCGCTGGTGGCGCCGTTGGCGAACCGGATCCCCAGGGTCGCCGTACGGGCGGTCGCGGAGTTCACGGTGAACTCCGCGAAGGCCCCCGCTGCGGCATTGCCGTTGCAGAACCCGCTACCGGAATAGCCCGCTTGGTTCGAGTCGATCGTGCCCCGGCACTGCGCCGGAGCGGTCTCTGCCTCGTGACGCCCCGGAGGCGCTGGTGTGCCGGCCAAGGTCTTGACGAGTGAGAGCTGGTCGACGGTGACGCCGCCCGAACCCGACGCCCGCACGGTGACGGTGGCGGCTCCGCCGGGCAGCTCGATGCCGGTGAGCTCGCGTTTGACCCAGCCGCTCGACGACGGGATGCCGAGGGTGCGTGGGCTGCCGTCGGCGCCGGTGATCACGACCTGTCCGGCGCTACCCCGAGCGTGCAGGGACAGGGTGTAGGTGCCTGCGGGCACCGACTCGATCCGCTGCTCGACGCCGCCGCTGTTGCTCACCTGGAGGGCGAAGCGAGACCCGTTCACACCACCGTTGACGTTGGTCACCGAACCGCCGAGGTTCCGCCATCCCCGAACGCTGGAGACGATGACGCGGTCGGCCTGGATGTCGGGGTTGAGGAGGTAGTTGTTCGCCGGTCCGGCACGCCACTCCCCGGTCGTGGCGTTGAACTGCCACTGGCTCACCGAGTGGAACTGCGGCCTCGCGCCGGTCTTGGTCACCGGCATCCACTGGTTGTACCCGATGCCGTTCCAGGCGAAGTCGGCCCAGCGGTCGCCGGCGAAGATCACCGTGTTCTGCTTGGTGCCCTTGACCGTCACGAAGAACCCGGTCTGCGTCACGTGGCTGTAGTCCATCTCGGTGCCGGCGAGTGTGTACTCGCTGGTGTAGGCCCCCTGGATGTTGCTGCTGGTCGACTCCAGGACGTGCGCGACCGAACTGTTCCAGCCGTGCAGGTCCGACGCCGCGTGGTAGTACTTGCCGTCGAGTTTGAACATGGCGTTGCCCTCGCGGCCGGAGGAGTTCTGACCGATCTGCACGCCGGGCTCCGCCCGCAGCGAGTCCGACTCCCTGAGCTTGCTGACGAAGGCGCGCCCGCGGCCTTCCCGGTTGGAGAAGATCAGGTAGTCCTTGCCGTCGTCGTCGGTGAAGACGGTCTGATCTCCGGTGCCGGTCGTGGGGGAATTGGTGATCTGGGTCTGGAAGTAGCCGTGGTCGAAGGTGTCGGTGGGAGAGTCGCCCTGGAGGAACAGGACCCCGTGCCCGCCTCCGACATAAGCCTGGGTGGCGAGCACGTACTTTCCGGTGTTCTCGTTGTACGCGGCCCCGAGGCGCCCGACCCACCCTGCCTGACCGAGGGTGGCGCCGTTCTGGATCGTGGTCGAGCGCGTCGCGACCCGGTTCTCGAACTTCCAGTTCACCAGGTCCTTGGACGAGTACACGGGGATCGAGACGAAGCTGACGTTCCCGTCGTACTTCCTCGTCGGATTGGCCCGGTAGAGCTCGGCGCCGCTGTAGTGCACGCCGTACCAGTAGTAGGTGTCACCGAACTTGAAGACCCCGCCACCCTGCGAATAAATGGGGTTGCCGCTGGTGTCGTTCCAGAAGGTGTTGTTCGTGATGGTCTGGAACGTGCCTTCGTCGGCGGCCTTCAGATCGGCGGCGGCGGTCATCAGCGCCGTCTTCGCGTCGGCGACGTCCGACGTGGTGGCCGAAGTGTCGTCGGCGACCTCGGCCGCGGCGGTCAACGCCTTGGCGAAGGGCTTCCAGGAGTCAGCCGTGTACTTCGCCGGAGTGCGCGTCCGGTAGTCGGACACCAG
Proteins encoded:
- a CDS encoding methylenetetrahydrofolate reductase, coding for MNRLPSQHDVIVRADLVRAVRGLGYEVIPFARTEQAVRDHVPTDVPLTVTASPAKGQDATIDLAVALAGHGYAVSPHLSARQVRDHQHLAGLVGRCRDAGITGVFVVGGDRTAATTAFPDALALLRAVHELDHGFTDIGIGGHPEGHPDVSEQVLMQALADKAPLATHITTQIVFDPRAILAWILRVRAHGIDLPVHVGLPGAVHRQKLLRVAGGLGLGESAKFLKKQQTLLRRFFLPGGYRPDALLAGLAPHLGEADDTVAGFHVFTFNDLAPTEAWRRRLLSNLT
- a CDS encoding glycosyl hydrolase 53 family protein, whose protein sequence is MSRTRLPRAIAVTTTLVTMVSANLLMVPEPAHATFGTADIKPIESNIAAKPWASATAATGSSGARLATDGDPATSWHPDRADARQWLTVDLGGTYDNLRKVKVLFPDRGMAHRYVVEASSDGRRWKTIADRSHNRAVSRGEVHLFTRPATRFVRLTFTGGPGRTRAGVSELQVFNYLREGLTLGADLSWMDDVQDRQYWVDPLAGNRGAGPHLLDVAKDRGIEYSRLRIFNEPRSESTGRPTPVPRQGPERSLVSAKWIKQRGMGLGIDFHYADSWADPSKQPKPRAWAELEFADLSDAVYDFTADYLKRLIRQGTTPEKVAVGNEIINGFMYGSEAAGIGTTNPPYFVDQADVYQSQPGGGLLWKYWRSADPVERQLYDQSWDRFTTLAAAGIKAVRDASPTSKVEIHVIVDRDKLAKTMEFWHQFLTRVKAKGQNPDVLAISYYPEWHGTPEALDLNLNTMATAYPGYEIDIAETAYPASGGDGSPLPNSPYPRTVQGQADALRRVFQAANDVVDNRGSGALVWEPAGYQPMFRAVPGLANTWEPHASVNVFNASRAKHILQDTVHTATVVGAAPKLPSSIRMLTTADNEITHVPVRWQPLPPGSTEKPGEVTVTGTTGAGPVTAVIDVMPGHGEHDATTS
- the folD gene encoding bifunctional methylenetetrahydrofolate dehydrogenase/methenyltetrahydrofolate cyclohydrolase FolD — protein: MTAQLIDGTTVARQVRSDVASGVAALMDAGGNAPGLATVLIGDDPASGVYVRNKRRACTAAGMTDLHRHLPAETTQDDAAALIDELAADPAVSGILLQLPTPAHLDAAALLARIPAHKDVDGLTSVNAGLLAQGSPGLRPCTPSGVMALLDAHRIPLEGAEAVVVGRSTLVGKPMGQLLLERNATVTICHSRTRDLAGVCRRADVLVVAAGIPGLIGIDAVKPGATVIDVGIHRSPAGLRGDVDTDAVVGTAAFVTPVPGGVGPMTIAMLLANTLIAARAQQADRCGPPGAGSLRGRRAVVLGDGAGTTP
- the purU gene encoding formyltetrahydrofolate deformylase, which gives rise to MSAATTSERTASAPTTSTGSTSREGGIPDDRADHGRLLIQCPDRPGVVSAVSTFLAEAGANITSLDQFSTTAVDGTFFQRTGFHLPGLSAARDELDRAFETGVAQRWGMTHRLTEAARPKRVAIMVSKTDHCVLDLLWRHRRGQLDMNVVMVVSNHPDLADEVRPFGVPYIHVPASRDNRAEAESRILDLLRGNVDLVVLARYMQIITPSFLEAVGCPLINIHHSFLPAFIGAGPYQKAKDRGVKLVGATAHYVTADLDEGPIIDQDVVRVDHRHTTADLVRLGADVERAVLSRAVRAHLEDRLAVHGNSTIVF
- a CDS encoding RICIN domain-containing protein, with translation MTLRRRTFLSMSAAGAAGVGLSLLGAGQAPAAAGPLDTAPTTPFAVGVRRYNWTRGSRPCTTYVYYPATGTAGGSPVTDAPVASGVFPVYNMTHGYGSSPQNSLFIIRALASAGFVVPAPHFNHNFTDVNNGNTSKDVSQILTNTLALNASGPLAGHINTGIGVGVSGHSLGGMVTHGLLTSWPDSRIISANPQSCVDMGNPSSSVSAKVLFVHGDRDSTTQYSSARQAYSEITWPKAFLTFVGGSHTSFWSDQRFPRTVVDWARWTMYGDTAARDRLPADASGSNTRWEAQLGNSPGGPGLYTLLAQHSGRATEINGASTAAGAPLVQRTTSGRPNQQFEFVDAGDGHVRVKALHSGLFLQPTGTATGADIVQQADTGATSQQWRVVDHGGGVISLVNRESGLAMDVWQYSTADGARIAQYTYSGNPNQRFTRRRV
- a CDS encoding family 43 glycosylhydrolase: MKQRSHVVTKYWKLAAAALLSVALSAPLSASTAAAETPAPQRQATELQDQGATAGPVVDRGLEYLVSDYRTRTPAKYTADSWKPFAKALTAAAEVADDTSATTSDVADAKTALMTAAADLKAADEGTFQTITNNTFWNDTSGNPIYSQGGGVFKFGDTYYWYGVHYSGAELYRANPTRKYDGNVSFVSIPVYSSKDLVNWKFENRVATRSTTIQNGATLGQAGWVGRLGAAYNENTGKYVLATQAYVGGGHGVLFLQGDSPTDTFDHGYFQTQITNSPTTGTGDQTVFTDDDGKDYLIFSNREGRGRAFVSKLRESDSLRAEPGVQIGQNSSGREGNAMFKLDGKYYHAASDLHGWNSSVAHVLESTSSNIQGAYTSEYTLAGTEMDYSHVTQTGFFVTVKGTKQNTVIFAGDRWADFAWNGIGYNQWMPVTKTGARPQFHSVSQWQFNATTGEWRAGPANNYLLNPDIQADRVIVSSVRGWRNLGGSVTNVNGGVNGSRFALQVSNSGGVEQRIESVPAGTYTLSLHARGSAGQVVITGADGSPRTLGIPSSSGWVKRELTGIELPGGAATVTVRASGSGGVTVDQLSLVKTLAGTPAPPGRHEAETAPAQCRGTIDSNQAGYSGSGFCNGNAAAGAFAEFTVNSATARTATLGIRFANGATSGARPANLVVNGSTVGTVSFESTGAWTTWTTKTVTVSLNAGSNTIRWDPTTAAGLPNVDYLDVG
- a CDS encoding aminomethyltransferase family protein; protein product: MTDQPHLETLQQRIDRSGGALAMLRTNPATHYPFTYAQEYTTWHNEQWAWKNACVLFDQSHHMTEVHVTGPDVKRLISDTGVNSPATLGRDRAKQFVAVGPDGRYIGDCILFGLEEDHLSLVGVPQAANWVQFQAQQGDYDVEFSVDPASVHNPLGRRQHYRYQLNGPRTQEILERAVGGPIDRIPFFRMGSFEIAGTPVRALNHTMAGVPGEEYTGLELFGPVEHGPRVLETLLYAGAQSGLRQGGAVSYLSSTVESGWIPAVPAAVYSSPETAAYRQHLPGFGMEGMITIEGSYVSDDIQDYYFYPWELGYGSIVKLDHDFVGRTALEQAAQGPKRLKRWLEWDTDDVMEVVRAGFFGDGPRPKLLSLPNLNPATIYLDSVMQGDRLVGLSTWGGYTVNVGRVVTIAILDESLTDGDRVEVLWGEPDGGTGRPLGEPHHIQTTIRATVRTRPPAQH